The window GATTGATGCAGTTTATGAACGCAAAGGATGGAACAGAGAAGGTGTCCCCCAAATTGAGCACTTACAGAAAATCGGAATGGACTTGCCAGAAGTAATTGAAGTAGTTCAACGCTTTTTGTAACTGGATTTTTTGTAGTAGAACTATTCAAAGTGTTACATAGTGGTTTAGGAGAGTTTTTCTATTCCTGCTAAATGTGACATAAGCCCTCTCTTTTATTGGTCAAACGGTCTTTTTAGACCTTATGAAGATTGAGCTTGACCAGATAATGGAAAGCAAAAATAATTGATTTAAACAAGAAATTGTTGTATTCACTATAGAATAATTATTTAAATATAAGGAGTTCTAAAATGAAAAACATAGTTATGCTTGTTATCACTTTGATGCTACTAACTACTTTAAGTGGAATCAATAGGATTTGTCCTGATACAGGAGAAACAATACCAGAATTTGTCGTATCTGATTCTTATTCTAATGAGATGCCAGATTACTCTCCTCAAGAAGGTAGGGATGTAAATTCCTGGAGTGGAACAGGTCCTTGGGGAGGCAATGTTCGCTACCTGACAACTGATCCTTCTAATAATCAACTTGTATTTGCCGCTTGCGGTTCATCTCTCACAGCAGTGGAAGGTGGTGTTTATTTTAGTAGTGATGGTGGAATTAATTGGCAACCAACTACTTTGCCCCGGAAGGCATATAATGCAGTGGCAGCTTCAGTTTCTCAACCGGGAACTTTTTATGCTGGCGCTCGTAACGGTCTCTATAAAACTACTGATTTTGGTGTAACTTGGAATGCTTTTGGCCAAACATCTTCCTACATACTTGGTTTGGGAGTGCAAGCTAACAATGGCAATGTTATTGTGATGGGCAAATCAAGTAATACCGGTTTTCTCGTTTCTACGGATGGTGGAAGTACTTTTAATGCCGTTGGTGTAAATTCAGGTTTTATGCGTATGTTTACATATTGTTCTGCTAATCCACAAAGAATGTTTGTTGTAATGGGAAGCTCAACTTCTTCTGTGCTGTCCAGCATTGACAATGGCCAAACATGGTCTGCTTGGGGTCCGGCAGGTGACGGATGGGGTATGTTCATTTCTCCAACGGATAGTTTATTTGCCTTAATTGCTCATGCTAATGGCATTTACAGAACTACGGACGGAGGTGCAAATTGGACTAATGTATCCACAGGAACATTTCGCAGCGTAACTGAATATAACGGTATCTATTATGCCACTAATAATGCCGGGGGAATTTATGAAAGTAACGACCAAGGACTTACTTGGCTGGTATCTAATCCTCCCGTAGTTCAATCAACTTGGCAATCAGCAACCAGTACAGGTTCTGGAGCTTTGCTGGGTCATTGGGGAGGAATTTTTCGTGCCACGGCTTACCAACAACCGGTTGTGGCATCGCATACAGGTCTTAATTTAGCGTTGGTTCACGGTTTGGCATATTATAGTGATACTAACGAACTTTGGGGTGGAACCGAAGGTAGCGGTATCTACAAAAGTTCTGATAATGGAGCAACTTGGCAACAGAGTGTTAACGGTTTGGGTAATTGGATGATCTATGAATTACAACCTACAAACCATTTATTCTACCAGTCAGGTCGTATGTTAGCTGGAACTTTGGATGGTGTATATACTTCTTTAGACAATGGTAATACCTGGTCTTATGTCCACTACCAAGGCAGCCAAGTTTCGGCTTGTGAAGTTCATCCAACCAATCCTGATATCTTTTGGATTGGGTCTGCCACGGGAGAAATTAAATATACTACTGATGGTGGGCAGAGTTTTAATTTATCGGGTGGCGGCTTTTTTGGATTTGCTCCCCGGTTGAAATTAGGCAAAGGACCAACAGGTAATCTCCGCCTATTTTTGTGCTTTCAAGGTAGTGCCACTGCCATTTGGTATTCTGACGATCTGGGGGTAAATTTTCAACCTTCCACAGGTATGGAAGGAACCACCTATCAACCAATGGTTGCTGTGCGACCAATTATAGGTGATCAACCTCAAATAATCTATGCTTCCAGTAATGCGGGTGTGTATAAATCCGTTGATAATGGAGCTACCTATTCGCTTACTTCTATGACTGGATTCAGTTGGAGTGTTCTATCCGGATATTCACAACAAGTGGTTTCCGGTAAAGACAATGGAGTAAGCTATAGTATGGATGAAGGTGTAACTTCCAGTTCCCTAACTCAGAACTTGGAAAGCGGAGCCAATATTTGGCAAATTGTTTGGGGCTCAAGTACTAACCAATTATTTATTGCACTGCGAACACGCGGCGTGATGGAAAATCGTTTCAGTAATGATGTTTATTTATCACCCAATGGGTTAACTGCCATTCCAGCTAATCAATCAATTATTTTAAACTGGACACCCGTGACAGGAGACATTCTCCCTGTCTCATATCTTATCTGGCGCGATGCTTATCCACTTATATCTATTGCAGCATCTGAAACATCGTACACAGATACAGGGTTAATAAACGGACAGCAATATAAATATTGTATTACGGCGGTCTATGATAATCAGGTTCAAACATCACCTACAGAAATCATTACAGCCATACCTACCATTCCGGAGAATCCCCCTGTGCAAAATTTAACTGCTACAGTGGATAATGGCACTATTCATCTTAGTTGGGACTGTAGCGGACCCAATTTGATCGGTTTTAATGTATATCGTCAAAGTGTATTAATTGCGCATATCATTGATCCCGTCATTAGGTATTATACAGATACTAACTTACCTGCGGGTGAATATTTGTATGCAGTCACGGCATTATATTTAACCGGGGAATCCGCAGCTGTGTCTCTTACAGTAATTGTTCCCGTTGCCAATGAAGATCTCACTGCACCTATTTTAGTAACAGGTCTGCATTCCAATTATCCTAATCCCTTTAAGCAGTCAACTTCCATAAACTACAGCATAAAAGAAAATACACCGGTTACGATAGAAATCTACTCCCTAAAGGGGCAATTAATTAGAACTTTGTTAAAGGAAAATAAAGCTCCCGGTGCATACAGTATAGATTGGGATTGCAGAGATAATTCCCGCAAGCTTGTCGCTGAAGGTATTTACTTCTATAAAATGAAAGCTGGTTCCTATTCTGATACCAAAAAGATGATTTTGCTAAAATAATCAAACCCGGCGCAATTGGATATAGTATTCTGAATTCAGCGTTCAGTTTTCGGTAAACCGATTCTTTTATCTACTGCAATGGGATGAAAGACCTATAGCTAAGTGTCTATCTAAAATTGACCTCTCAGTTTTGAATAACTTTCCGTTTGGAAGAAATCTTGCATTATTAAAAAAAGCAAGAGAAATTTACTGCTATCGTGAATTATCTGTAACTGCTCCGCTTATACTTGCATAAGTGGTTAAGATGATGATTGGATAGTGATTTCTGTGGTCTAAACAGACGAAATTATCTTTC of the Candidatus Cloacimonas sp. genome contains:
- a CDS encoding T9SS type A sorting domain-containing protein; this translates as MKNIVMLVITLMLLTTLSGINRICPDTGETIPEFVVSDSYSNEMPDYSPQEGRDVNSWSGTGPWGGNVRYLTTDPSNNQLVFAACGSSLTAVEGGVYFSSDGGINWQPTTLPRKAYNAVAASVSQPGTFYAGARNGLYKTTDFGVTWNAFGQTSSYILGLGVQANNGNVIVMGKSSNTGFLVSTDGGSTFNAVGVNSGFMRMFTYCSANPQRMFVVMGSSTSSVLSSIDNGQTWSAWGPAGDGWGMFISPTDSLFALIAHANGIYRTTDGGANWTNVSTGTFRSVTEYNGIYYATNNAGGIYESNDQGLTWLVSNPPVVQSTWQSATSTGSGALLGHWGGIFRATAYQQPVVASHTGLNLALVHGLAYYSDTNELWGGTEGSGIYKSSDNGATWQQSVNGLGNWMIYELQPTNHLFYQSGRMLAGTLDGVYTSLDNGNTWSYVHYQGSQVSACEVHPTNPDIFWIGSATGEIKYTTDGGQSFNLSGGGFFGFAPRLKLGKGPTGNLRLFLCFQGSATAIWYSDDLGVNFQPSTGMEGTTYQPMVAVRPIIGDQPQIIYASSNAGVYKSVDNGATYSLTSMTGFSWSVLSGYSQQVVSGKDNGVSYSMDEGVTSSSLTQNLESGANIWQIVWGSSTNQLFIALRTRGVMENRFSNDVYLSPNGLTAIPANQSIILNWTPVTGDILPVSYLIWRDAYPLISIAASETSYTDTGLINGQQYKYCITAVYDNQVQTSPTEIITAIPTIPENPPVQNLTATVDNGTIHLSWDCSGPNLIGFNVYRQSVLIAHIIDPVIRYYTDTNLPAGEYLYAVTALYLTGESAAVSLTVIVPVANEDLTAPILVTGLHSNYPNPFKQSTSINYSIKENTPVTIEIYSLKGQLIRTLLKENKAPGAYSIDWDCRDNSRKLVAEGIYFYKMKAGSYSDTKKMILLK